The genome window CAGCCCCGAGGTGGCGTGCGCTTCGACTCGGTGCCTCATGGCCTGGCCGTGACACTCGACGGCCAGCCCGTGGGCCTGGCTCCCGTGCGTGTCACGGGCGTGCCTCCGGGCGCGCACCTGTGGCGCGCGGTGCTGCCCTCGGGTGAAGCGGTGGGTGGCGTGGTGGACGTGGCCTCCGAACGCGAGGCCACCGTGACGGTGCGCCCCGCCGGCACCGGCCCCGAAGCCGCGCTCGCCCTGGCGCTCGCGGGCAATCGGGTGGACGCCGCCGCGCTGGAGGCCGCTTCGGCGCTCGGGCGGGCGGCGGGCGCGGACCTCGTCGTCTTCGGCACCGTGTCGCGCGCGGGCTCCGGGCTCACGCTGGAGTCCTTCGTCCTCGCTCCGGGAGACAAGGCCCCGCGGCGCCTGCCGCGCCTGTCCGTGGACGTGGAGCTGCTGGAGGCCGGCACACCGCTGCGGGCCCAGGTTGCCGCCCTCGCCGCGCGCGGCGTGGAGGCCGGGGTGACAGAGCCGCTGCCCGTGGTGCCAGCCGCGAGCACCTCCTCGCCACCCCGTGTCTCGCAGGTGGCGTATCCGAAGAGCCCCGAGCGAGTGCGGACGACGGAGAAGCCCGCCCCCCAGCAGTCGGACCGCAAGCCCCTGGCGCCCGTCCGCAAGCCGCTCACCCGCCCATGAGTCCCTTCCGAGGCCGCTTCGCGCCCAGCCCCACCGGACGCATGCACCTGGGCAACCTCCGCAGCGCGCTGCTCGGGTGGCTCCAGGCCCGTGCCGCCGGGGGCCGCTTCCTGCTGCGCATCGAGGACCTGGACCGCGCCCGCTGCAAGCCACAGCACGTGGACGACCTGCTGCGCGACCTGGAGTGGCTCGGCCTCACCTGGGACGAGACGCCCCTCTTCCAGAGTCGGCGCGACGAGGTCTACCGCGACGCCCTCTCGCAGCTGGAGCGCGCGGGGCTCGTCTACCCGTGCTTCTGCACGCGCGGCGAGATTGCCCGCGCCGCCAGCGCCCCCCACGGCCTCTCCGAGGAGGGCCCCCGCTACCCCGGCACCTGCGCGCGCCTCACCGCCGGACAAATCTCCGAGCGCGCCCGCAGCCGTGCCCCCGCGTACCGCTTCCGCACGCGCCCCGGCGAGGTGCGCTTCGAGGACGGGCTCCTGGGCCCGTACGTGCAGGACGTGGAAGGAGTGGTGGGCGACTTCGTGG of Pyxidicoccus xibeiensis contains these proteins:
- a CDS encoding PEGA domain-containing protein; this encodes MTRTALLLALLLGALPASAQPGASRKVAVLPFQAVSADVPARAGPRVTARLVSEVHATEGLTVATPARAPGEAPPEPPLVTARAAVKEAIAARAARDFPRANAALTRAVEAYAAGAAALTDTAELADAYALRAAVRYATGRDSEAAASLTQALTIAPGRPLPLAESSPLFARMVDNVREAQQAQPRGGVRFDSVPHGLAVTLDGQPVGLAPVRVTGVPPGAHLWRAVLPSGEAVGGVVDVASEREATVTVRPAGTGPEAALALALAGNRVDAAALEAASALGRAAGADLVVFGTVSRAGSGLTLESFVLAPGDKAPRRLPRLSVDVELLEAGTPLRAQVAALAARGVEAGVTEPLPVVPAASTSSPPRVSQVAYPKSPERVRTTEKPAPQQSDRKPLAPVRKPLTRP
- the gluQRS gene encoding tRNA glutamyl-Q(34) synthetase GluQRS, producing the protein MSPFRGRFAPSPTGRMHLGNLRSALLGWLQARAAGGRFLLRIEDLDRARCKPQHVDDLLRDLEWLGLTWDETPLFQSRRDEVYRDALSQLERAGLVYPCFCTRGEIARAASAPHGLSEEGPRYPGTCARLTAGQISERARSRAPAYRFRTRPGEVRFEDGLLGPYVQDVEGVVGDFVVRRNDGVASYQLAVVVDDAASGITHVLRGDDLLSSTPRQLQLYQALGLSAPAFLHVPLVLGEDGKRLAKRDGAFALAELRERGLPPERVLGLLAAWSGLGDGSPVPLDELVRRFHASALPRAPVVAREAVLLEALGLR